Proteins from one Coffea arabica cultivar ET-39 chromosome 8c, Coffea Arabica ET-39 HiFi, whole genome shotgun sequence genomic window:
- the LOC140013713 gene encoding mitochondrial inner membrane protein OXA1-like: MAFRRSITARAKNLYREQRYAPSLSHINHRQNDDDDTKPNSAPISEIPKSPSFLTRRFSITQFANFNGSNPKGLLQDRRYSFSSGGQFMGAMNYGLNFSRNMSTSIGEAAAEKIDYITDVADVLTDHTVEAVVTQAAPVVNEVAVAAADSFLPVAALQYLIDYVHTFTGFNWWASIVVTTILIRWVTVPLMINQLKATSKFTLLRPRLEEIKEEMESRGMSPTAVSEGQQRMKQLFNEYGVTPFTPMKGLLFQGPIFISFFLAITNMVEKVPSFKEGGAFWFVDLTTPDSMYIFPVLTALTFWITVECNMQEGMEGNPAAGTIKNVSRGFAALTIPFTAGFAKGIFCYWITSNIFSLMYGLVIKNPAVKKALGIPIIPVTPPSPGEQKPAFSFFEAVKKYAAAQAAAQHKQTLSAPADAVQQSQTPSSRAEASKPASQQRVPSSSIISQRLRSLEKEVKGRKKGKKR; the protein is encoded by the exons ATGGCGTTTAGACGCAGTATTACAGCTCGAGCCAAGAATCTTTACCGAGAGCAACGCTACGCTCCTTCACTTTCCCACATCAATCACCGCCAAAACGACGACGATGATACCAAACCCAACTCTGCACCAATTTCTGAAATCCCAAAATCTCCATCTTTCCTCACGAGAAGATTTTCCATAACCCAATTCGCCAACTTTAATGGCTCCAACCCAAAGGGTCTGCTTCAAGACCGGAGATATTCATTTTCGTCGGGTGGCCAGTTTATGGGTGCGATGAATTATGGGTTGAATTTCAGTAGAAATATGTCGACTAGCATTGGGGAAGCGGCGGCTGAGAAGATTGATTATATTACTGATGTGGCGGATGTGTTGACTGATCATACTGTTGAGGCTGTGGTGACGCAGGCGGCTCCGGTGGTGAATGAGGTGGCTGTTGCCGCCGCGGATTCATTTCTTCCTGTAGCTGCTTTGCAGTATTTGATTGATTACGTTCATACGTTTACTGGATTTAATTG gtgGGCATCAATTGTTGTGACAACTATATTGATTCGATGGGTTACAGTTCCACTTATGATTAATCAGCTGAAAGCAACTTCAAAGTTTACT CTTCTAAGGCCACGTCTGGAGGAGATTAAGGAAGAGATGGAAAGTCGG GGTATGAGTCCTACTGCCGTGTCTGAAGGTCAGCAGCGAATGAAGCAATTATTTAATGA ATATGGTGTTACACCATTTACGCCTATGAAGGGACTTCTATTTCAAGGGCCCATTTTTATCAGCTTCTTTCTTGCT ATTACAAACATGGTGGAAAAGGTTCCATCTTTTAAGGAGGGTGGAGCATTCTGGTTTGTTGATTTGACCACTCCAGATAGCATGTACATTTTTCCTGTTTTAACAGCATTGACGTTCTGGATTACAGTGGAG TGCAATATGCAAGAAGGGATGGAAGGGAATCCTGCTGCTGGCACCATAAAAAATGTTTCAAGGGGCTTTGCAGCTCTGACAATTCCATTCACTGCAGGGTTTGCCAAG GGAATATTCTGTTACTGGATTACCTCAAATATTTTTTCTCTCATGTATGGACTTG TAATCAAGAATCCTGCGGTGAAGAAGGCCTTAGGTATTCCTATAATACCTGTTACACCACCTTCTCCAGGTGAGCAAAAACCTGCCTTCTCATTCTTTGAGGCAGTAAAGAAATATGCAGCAGCACAAGCTGCAGCACAACATAAGCAAACGCTGTCAGCTCCTGCTGATGCAGTTCAACAAAGCCAAACACCATCATCACGTGCCGAAGCATCAAAACCTGCTAGTCAACAACGTGTACcctcatcatcaatcatcagcCAGAGGCTGAGGAGCTTGGAGAAAGAAGTTAAAGGGAGAAAAAAGGGCAAGAAGAGGTGA